The genomic region GCTCTTGAGCTAATATAACAACATATATTGTTGTGCATTGAtttcctaaaaatgttttttaacaaatctaCTTTTCAGTCAAGCTGACTCTCCAGGATCAATGtcacccaccaccaccaccacacaaGTTCAAGCAAGAAAAAGGCGCAGAGGGGTATGCAATCATCTAGGACTGACTTTACAAAGCACAAATGCTTTCTTTCTTCCATCTATgcttactgtgtgtgtgtatatatatatatatatatatatatatatatatatatatatatatatatatatatatataatatacacatttaaagttctttttctttattttagatattttcaatacattttctgattcaatatttctttctattatATATGCATTTAAAACAGATAATAGAGAAAAGGAGACGTGACCGGATCAATAACAGCCTGTCAGAGCTGAGAAGACTGGTGCCAAGTGCCTTTGAGAAGCAGGTGAATTACTCATTCATTACGGCCTTCATTACAGCCTCTCGTCCTGAAGTCAAACTGATTTTTATGCAGATCATGGCCATGTTCACCTGGAATTTGTGTAAAATAACAATATCCATCTTCTTGCTTCTCAGGGATCCGCCAAactggaaaaagctgaaattttgCAAATGACAGTGGACCACCTGAAGATGCTTCATGCGTCTGGGGGGAAAGGTGAATAATCCCGTGACATTAAAATGCAAACCACAAAGTCTCTGCTTTAAGCCGCCTGCTTCTTTAAACGTCCCGTTGTCTCGTCCCATAGGTTTCTTTGAGGCTCACGCTCTTGCTAAGGACTACCACAGCCTGGGCTTCAGGGAGTGCCTGGCAGAGACGGCCCGCTACCTTAGCATCGTCGAGGGCCGGGACGGCACGGACTCCCTGCGGTTGCGCTTGGTGTCCCACCTCAGCAACTGCGCCTCTCAGAGGGAGGCGCACGCCGGACTGGAGCACTTGGCCTGGGGCTCAGCCTATGGGACGGCCCCTTCCTCGCTCCCCCACCACCTTCTTCTGCAGCACCCTCAGGGCAGGACACCTGCGCCCAGAACAAACAGCAGCCCCCCCTCTTCTTGCTCATCGTCCTCTTCTTCTTCGTCCTCCTCGTCCAGCGAGGTTTCCGGGACATCCAGGCTTGGCATGATGTCCCCTACAGAATCCCTCAGGGTCCCTCCCAACGGCTCCCTACCCCTCAGTCTACCCGTGCCGACGACTAAGCTGTCCCCACCTCTCGTCTCATCTCTCTCCTCGCTGTCGACCTTCCCCCTCTCCTTCGGGGCCTTTCCTCTCATCTCCCCCCCAACCCATCAGTACGCGGAGTCCCTCCTCCGCCGTGTCGAAGCCTTACAGGCCTTGGGGCATGGAGATCGGGGCGTTCTGACGCTGACCACCGGACTGAACAGGCGACAGCTGAGCTGTTCCCACCATCACCGACAGATTTCCTGCTTCAACTGTTCTTATAGCGATAAACAACAGGGGATACGAATAAAAccaatttatttgattttacttAGACACAAGTTTGAGACGTCGCAGGTGGATGTAATGCCCGCTAA from Fundulus heteroclitus isolate FHET01 unplaced genomic scaffold, MU-UCD_Fhet_4.1 scaffold_140, whole genome shotgun sequence harbors:
- the LOC105926298 gene encoding LOW QUALITY PROTEIN: hairy/enhancer-of-split related with YRPW motif protein 1 (The sequence of the model RefSeq protein was modified relative to this genomic sequence to represent the inferred CDS: inserted 2 bases in 1 codon), which gives rise to CFLTNLLFSQADSPGSMSPTTTTTQVQARKRRRGIIEKRRRDRINNSLSELRRLVPSAFEKQGSAKLEKAEILQMTVDHLKMLHASGGKGFFEAHALAKDYHSLGFRECLAETARYLSIVEGRDGTDSLRLRLVSHLSNCASQREAHAGLEHLAWGSAYGTAPSSLPHHLLLQHPQGRTPAPRTNSSPPSSCSSSSSSSSSSSSEVSGTSRLGMMSPTESLRVPPNGSLPLSLPVPTTKLSPPLVSSLSSLSTFPLSFGAFPLISPPTXISTRSPSSAVSKPYRPWGMEIGAF